One Paraburkholderia phytofirmans OLGA172 genomic window carries:
- the ispG gene encoding flavodoxin-dependent (E)-4-hydroxy-3-methylbut-2-enyl-diphosphate synthase, producing the protein MGFSMQSEAQSQSSSKVVSNEPVFGGHAARRKSHAVDVRWGGQLVTIGGDAPVRVQSMTNTDTADAIGTAIQIKELAQAGSELVRITVNTPEAAAAVPAVREQLDRMGVSVPLVGDFHYNGHLLLRDYPACAESLSKYRINPGNVGHGAKRDTQFAQMIEAAVKYDKPVRIGVNWGSLDQDLLAKMMDENAARSTPWEAQSVMYEALIQSAIGSAERAVEIGLPRNKIILSCKVSGVQDLIAVYRELARRCEFALHLGLTEAGMGSKGIVASTAALSVLLQQGIGDTIRISLTPEPGGPRTGEVIVGQEILQTMGLRSFTPMVIACPGCGRTTSTLFQELASQIQTYLRTQMPVWRDQYPGVEKMHVAVMGCIVNGPGESKQANIGISLPGSGENPAAPVFIDGEKVKTLRGDNIAQEFQQIVSDYVERRYGRA; encoded by the coding sequence ATGGGTTTTTCGATGCAATCCGAAGCTCAATCCCAATCCAGTAGCAAGGTCGTTTCAAACGAGCCGGTATTTGGCGGCCACGCTGCGCGGCGCAAGTCGCACGCGGTCGATGTCCGTTGGGGCGGACAGCTCGTCACCATCGGCGGCGATGCGCCCGTGCGCGTCCAGTCGATGACCAACACCGACACCGCGGATGCGATCGGCACAGCGATCCAGATCAAGGAGCTGGCGCAAGCCGGTTCGGAACTGGTGCGTATCACGGTCAACACGCCGGAAGCGGCGGCGGCCGTGCCGGCGGTGCGCGAGCAGCTCGACCGCATGGGCGTGTCGGTGCCGCTGGTCGGCGATTTTCATTACAACGGCCATTTGCTGCTGCGCGATTACCCCGCGTGCGCGGAGTCGTTGTCGAAGTACCGGATCAACCCGGGCAATGTCGGCCACGGCGCCAAGCGCGACACGCAGTTCGCGCAAATGATCGAAGCGGCGGTGAAGTACGACAAGCCCGTGCGGATCGGCGTCAACTGGGGCAGCCTCGATCAGGACCTGCTCGCGAAGATGATGGACGAAAACGCCGCGCGTTCCACACCGTGGGAAGCGCAGAGCGTGATGTACGAGGCGCTGATCCAGTCGGCGATCGGCTCGGCGGAGCGCGCGGTCGAAATCGGCCTCCCGCGCAACAAGATCATTCTGTCGTGCAAGGTCAGCGGCGTGCAGGATCTGATCGCCGTGTATCGTGAACTCGCGCGCCGTTGCGAATTTGCGTTGCATCTGGGTCTGACCGAGGCGGGCATGGGGTCGAAGGGTATCGTGGCGTCGACCGCGGCGTTGTCGGTGTTGCTGCAGCAAGGCATCGGCGACACGATCCGTATCTCGCTGACGCCGGAACCGGGTGGCCCGCGCACAGGCGAAGTGATTGTCGGCCAGGAAATTCTGCAGACCATGGGCCTGCGTTCGTTCACGCCGATGGTGATCGCGTGCCCGGGTTGCGGCCGCACGACCAGCACGCTGTTCCAGGAACTGGCGTCGCAAATCCAGACCTATCTGCGTACGCAGATGCCGGTGTGGCGCGATCAATATCCTGGCGTCGAGAAGATGCACGTGGCGGTGATGGGCTGTATCGTCAACGGTCCGGGCGAATCGAAGCAGGCGAATATCGGCATCAGCTTGCCGGGTTCGGGCGAAAATCCGGCCGCGCCGGTGTTCATCGACGGCGAGAAGGTCAAGACGCTGCGCGGCGATAACATCGCGCAAGAATTCCAGCAAATCGTGAGTGACTACGTCGAGCGCCGCTATGGCCGCGCCTAA
- a CDS encoding helix-turn-helix domain-containing protein: MSEPQHPQPQDTDANEGHPAPVARAVVQPVVQPGLAGLVSLDSLAAVGARLSQLRESKGWTIEDVSARLKVSVTKLHALESGDISHLPDTTFALGVVRSYAKMLGADPTPFTQALRREKGVPAPDLSMPASSGKDLPRGRVSLSLGGSGQKSHSWLWGIAAVVVAVIALGMWHTNGGDSSAWLARLKAGANGAAGGATGASGAVAQGQAAGSEATAEDAASAPETQAAADNAASATPMPAPLATGTAPSSAPAVTAAAVAPKAGSQAQAVAQGASAPVVAAIGASAAADMATAATAATATPAAGEAIIALRVTQDSWFSVRGKDGKELFSGLVHAGDTKEVTGAAPFKVTVGNKVGLESLTLDGQPVDPSKYSAAKGNVARFALP, translated from the coding sequence ATGAGTGAGCCGCAGCACCCGCAGCCGCAGGACACAGACGCAAACGAAGGCCATCCGGCGCCAGTCGCCCGGGCGGTGGTGCAGCCTGTTGTACAGCCGGGCCTGGCTGGCTTGGTCAGTTTGGATTCCCTGGCAGCGGTTGGCGCGCGCTTGTCCCAATTGCGTGAATCGAAAGGCTGGACGATCGAAGACGTGTCGGCGCGCCTGAAGGTATCCGTCACCAAGTTGCATGCGCTCGAATCGGGTGACATTAGCCATTTGCCGGACACGACCTTCGCGCTCGGCGTGGTGCGCAGCTACGCGAAGATGCTCGGCGCCGATCCCACGCCATTCACGCAGGCGTTGCGTCGCGAGAAGGGCGTGCCGGCGCCGGATCTGTCGATGCCGGCTTCGTCCGGCAAGGATTTGCCGCGTGGCCGCGTATCGCTGTCGCTTGGCGGCAGTGGGCAAAAGAGCCACTCGTGGCTATGGGGCATTGCGGCGGTCGTCGTCGCGGTGATTGCGCTCGGCATGTGGCATACCAATGGCGGTGATTCGTCGGCATGGCTCGCCCGGTTGAAGGCGGGCGCTAACGGCGCCGCGGGTGGCGCGACTGGAGCATCGGGCGCGGTGGCGCAGGGTCAGGCGGCAGGTTCCGAGGCAACCGCAGAAGACGCTGCTTCCGCGCCGGAAACGCAGGCCGCAGCGGATAACGCAGCGTCGGCTACGCCGATGCCCGCGCCGCTCGCGACCGGTACGGCGCCGTCGTCCGCACCGGCTGTCACGGCAGCAGCGGTCGCGCCGAAGGCCGGTTCGCAGGCACAGGCTGTGGCGCAAGGCGCGAGCGCGCCGGTGGTCGCCGCGATAGGCGCATCGGCCGCGGCGGATATGGCAACTGCGGCAACTGCGGCAACCGCAACGCCGGCCGCGGGTGAGGCGATTATCGCGTTGCGCGTAACGCAAGACAGTTGGTTCAGCGTGCGTGGCAAGGACGGCAAGGAGCTGTTCTCCGGCCTCGTGCACGCGGGCGATACGAAGGAAGTGACAGGCGCGGCGCCGTTCAAGGTCACGGTCGGCAACAAGGTGGGTCTCGAGTCGCTTACGCTCGACGGCCAGCCAGTCGATCCGTCGAAATATTCGGCAGCCAAGGGTAATGTGGCGCGCTTCGCGTTGCCCTGA
- the rlmN gene encoding 23S rRNA (adenine(2503)-C(2))-methyltransferase RlmN has translation MTSSPTVNLLDLDAQGLVAYCDSLGEKPFRAKQLQRWIHQYNAADFDGMTDLAKSLREKLKGRATITMPGIVSDNISTDGTRKWLIDVGNSNAVETVYIPEETRGTLCVSSQAGCAVNCRFCSTGKQGFSRNLTTGEIIGQLRMAEFALRATRGTDGGRATGGDGKGERVVTNVVMMGMGEPLLNYDAVVPAMRLMLDDNAYGLSRRRVTLSTSGVVPMMDRLGADLPVALAVSLHAPSDPLRDMLVPLNKKYPLRELMAACQRYLKVAPRDFITFEYCMLDGVNDSEAQARELLAVTRDVPCKFNLIPFNPFPESGLIRSKPEQIKRFAQVLMDAGVVTTVRKTRGDDIDAACGQLAGAVKDRTRLAERTGKAAKVIEVRAV, from the coding sequence ATGACGAGCAGTCCCACCGTCAACCTTCTCGATCTCGACGCCCAAGGGCTGGTCGCTTATTGCGACAGCCTGGGCGAGAAGCCGTTTCGCGCCAAGCAATTGCAGCGCTGGATCCATCAGTACAACGCTGCCGACTTCGACGGCATGACCGATCTGGCGAAGTCCTTGCGCGAAAAGCTTAAAGGGCGCGCAACGATCACGATGCCTGGCATCGTCAGCGACAATATTTCGACCGACGGCACACGCAAGTGGCTGATCGACGTCGGCAACAGCAACGCGGTTGAGACCGTTTATATCCCCGAAGAAACGCGTGGCACGCTGTGCGTGTCGTCGCAGGCCGGGTGCGCAGTCAACTGCCGTTTCTGTTCGACCGGCAAACAGGGTTTCTCCCGCAATCTCACCACCGGCGAAATCATCGGCCAGCTGCGCATGGCCGAGTTCGCGCTGCGCGCGACGCGCGGCACGGACGGCGGCCGCGCCACGGGTGGTGACGGAAAAGGCGAGCGCGTCGTCACGAATGTGGTGATGATGGGCATGGGCGAGCCGCTGCTCAATTACGACGCGGTGGTGCCCGCCATGCGTCTGATGCTGGACGACAACGCGTACGGCCTGTCGCGCCGGCGCGTCACGCTGTCCACCTCGGGTGTGGTGCCGATGATGGACCGGCTCGGCGCCGATCTGCCGGTGGCGCTCGCGGTATCGTTGCATGCGCCGAGCGACCCGCTGCGCGACATGCTGGTGCCGCTGAACAAGAAGTATCCGCTGCGCGAGTTGATGGCCGCTTGTCAGCGCTATCTGAAGGTTGCGCCGCGCGATTTCATTACGTTCGAATATTGCATGCTCGACGGCGTGAACGACAGCGAAGCGCAAGCGCGCGAATTGCTGGCCGTAACCCGCGACGTACCGTGCAAGTTCAACCTGATTCCGTTCAATCCGTTCCCCGAGTCGGGCCTCATCCGCTCGAAGCCGGAACAGATCAAGCGGTTTGCACAAGTGCTGATGGACGCTGGCGTCGTCACCACAGTGCGTAAAACACGCGGCGACGATATCGACGCTGCCTGTGGTCAGTTGGCCGGTGCGGTGAAAGACCGCACGCGCCTCGCTGAGCGCACCGGGAAGGCGGCGAAGGTGATCGAGGTTCGCGCCGTGTAA
- the ndk gene encoding nucleoside-diphosphate kinase, translating into MAIERTLSIIKPDAVAKNVIGQIYSRFENAGLKIVASRMVHLSRADAEKFYAVHAARPFFKDLVDFMISGPVVVQALEGENAILKHRDLMGATDPKKAEKGTIRADFADSIDANAVHGSDAAETAAVEIAFFFPQVNVYSR; encoded by the coding sequence ATGGCGATCGAACGCACCCTGTCGATTATCAAGCCGGACGCAGTGGCCAAGAACGTGATCGGTCAGATCTACAGCCGTTTCGAAAACGCTGGCCTGAAGATCGTGGCTTCGCGCATGGTTCACCTGTCGCGCGCTGACGCAGAGAAGTTCTACGCTGTGCACGCTGCACGTCCGTTCTTCAAGGACCTGGTTGATTTCATGATCTCGGGCCCGGTGGTCGTGCAAGCGCTGGAAGGCGAAAACGCGATCCTGAAGCACCGTGACCTGATGGGTGCAACCGACCCGAAGAAGGCAGAAAAGGGCACGATCCGCGCCGACTTCGCCGATAGCATCGACGCTAACGCGGTGCACGGTTCGGACGCCGCTGAAACGGCTGCAGTTGAAATCGCGTTCTTCTTCCCGCAAGTGAACGTTTACTCGCGTTAA
- a CDS encoding Bax inhibitor-1/YccA family protein, with protein sequence MNDHPYSFGRNGAVSTVETRNRVLRNTYWLLALSMIPTVLGAWVGVATGFSLFAATSPGMSMLAFFAIAFGFMFAIQKTKDSAIGVFVLLGFTFFMGLMLSRILSFVLGFSNGPSLIMLAFGGTGVIFASMATIATVSKRDFSGLGKWLFMGVVVLLLASVANVFLHLPALMLTVSVLAIAIFSAYMLFDVQRVVNGGETNYITATLAIYLDLYNVFVNLLALLGIFGGNRN encoded by the coding sequence ATGAACGATCATCCGTATAGCTTTGGCCGCAATGGCGCGGTCAGCACGGTCGAAACACGCAACCGCGTACTACGGAACACCTACTGGCTGCTCGCGCTGTCCATGATTCCGACAGTGCTCGGCGCCTGGGTAGGCGTAGCCACCGGTTTCTCGCTGTTCGCCGCCACCAGCCCCGGCATGAGCATGCTGGCGTTCTTCGCGATCGCCTTCGGCTTCATGTTCGCCATCCAGAAAACCAAAGACAGCGCCATCGGCGTGTTCGTGCTGCTCGGTTTCACGTTCTTCATGGGCCTGATGCTGTCGCGCATCCTGAGCTTCGTGCTCGGTTTTTCGAACGGCCCGTCGCTGATCATGCTCGCCTTTGGTGGCACTGGTGTGATCTTCGCGTCCATGGCAACGATCGCCACGGTCAGCAAGCGTGACTTCTCGGGTCTCGGCAAGTGGCTGTTCATGGGCGTGGTCGTGCTGCTGCTGGCTTCGGTCGCGAACGTGTTCCTGCATCTGCCGGCGTTGATGCTGACGGTGTCGGTGCTGGCAATCGCGATCTTCTCGGCCTACATGCTGTTCGACGTGCAGCGCGTCGTGAACGGCGGTGAAACGAATTACATCACTGCCACCCTCGCGATCTACCTGGACCTGTACAACGTGTTCGTCAACCTGCTCGCGCTGCTCGGCATCTTCGGCGGCAACCGCAACTAA
- a CDS encoding MBL fold metallo-hydrolase — protein sequence MRFASLGSGSEGNALLVEAQSGATTTRVLLDCGFSAKEVERRLTRLGAGVEGLDAILITHEHSDHIGSALTLARKWSIPLYMSWGTARAVGADEADVDLQVLWGDEAVAIGDLSILPYTVPHDAREPLQYVLSNGASRLGVLTDVGTSTPHISAVLSGCDALVLECNHDVRMLAGSRYPQSLKARIGGNHGHLNNEAAAEILASLDRSRLRHLVAAHLSQQNNSPELAQAAMAGVLGAAPTEVVVASQDEGFPWLSL from the coding sequence GTGCGCTTCGCCAGTCTCGGCAGCGGCAGTGAAGGCAATGCCTTGCTGGTGGAAGCGCAAAGCGGCGCGACCACCACGCGCGTTCTGCTTGATTGCGGCTTTTCGGCCAAGGAAGTCGAGCGGCGTCTGACGCGGCTCGGCGCGGGCGTCGAGGGTCTCGACGCCATTCTGATTACACATGAACATAGCGACCACATCGGCAGCGCGCTGACGCTGGCGCGCAAGTGGTCGATTCCGTTGTACATGAGCTGGGGCACCGCCCGCGCGGTAGGTGCCGACGAAGCCGATGTCGACCTGCAAGTACTGTGGGGCGACGAAGCGGTGGCGATCGGCGACCTGAGCATCCTCCCTTACACCGTTCCTCACGACGCCCGCGAGCCGCTGCAATACGTGCTCTCCAATGGTGCGAGCCGGCTTGGCGTGCTGACCGACGTCGGCACTTCCACGCCGCACATCAGCGCGGTGCTGAGCGGCTGCGACGCGCTGGTGCTCGAGTGCAATCACGATGTGCGGATGCTGGCGGGCAGTCGGTATCCCCAATCGCTGAAGGCGCGCATCGGCGGCAATCATGGGCATCTGAACAACGAGGCGGCCGCCGAAATCCTCGCCTCGCTCGACCGCTCGCGCTTGCGGCATCTGGTGGCCGCACATCTGAGCCAGCAGAACAACTCGCCGGAACTGGCGCAGGCTGCCATGGCGGGTGTGCTGGGTGCGGCGCCGACCGAAGTGGTGGTCGCTTCCCAGGATGAAGGCTTCCCTTGGCTGAGCTTGTGA
- the bamC gene encoding outer membrane protein assembly factor BamC, which produces MKRSALSLHATRMAALALALVTLAGCDTLNDWFASDRVNYKGAGSAPALAVPGDLSTTPTDQRYVAPPANLALGGAQQRAVTAAGNSTEGQPNAQDPLGMHIERDGDRRWLVVDGRTPEQLWPQLQEFWQENGFALKTDAPATGIMTTDWAENRANIPDDWFRRTVGKVIDFAYSSGTRDSFRTLVSRGPADTTDISITHSAMEEMLTGQDKTSSRWEERPRDPALEALFLTKLMQKFGLTEAQSKQLLTDARPATAPATIDQSAGASTLDLQESFDRAWLRVGLALDRTNFTVDNRDRAKGIYYVRYADSMQELKKEGLFGKLFYSGNSSKKPGQEFLVNVRSKGDTVTQVAVVDANGQVDNSSDAQRIVTLLHAQLN; this is translated from the coding sequence ATGAAACGTTCCGCACTTTCCCTCCACGCAACCCGCATGGCGGCGCTGGCGCTTGCCCTGGTAACGCTCGCCGGCTGTGACACGCTGAACGACTGGTTCGCCTCCGACCGCGTCAACTACAAGGGCGCGGGCAGCGCACCGGCGCTCGCTGTTCCGGGCGATCTGAGCACGACGCCGACCGATCAACGCTACGTGGCGCCGCCGGCCAATCTGGCGCTGGGCGGCGCGCAGCAACGCGCGGTCACGGCAGCAGGCAATTCCACCGAAGGCCAGCCGAATGCGCAAGACCCGCTGGGCATGCACATCGAGCGTGACGGCGATCGTCGCTGGCTGGTAGTCGACGGCCGCACGCCGGAACAACTGTGGCCGCAGTTGCAGGAGTTCTGGCAGGAGAACGGTTTCGCCCTGAAAACCGATGCACCGGCTACCGGCATCATGACCACCGACTGGGCTGAAAACCGCGCCAATATCCCGGACGACTGGTTCCGCCGCACGGTCGGCAAGGTGATCGACTTCGCCTACTCGTCAGGCACCCGTGACAGCTTCCGCACGCTCGTGTCGCGCGGCCCGGCTGACACCACGGACATTTCGATCACGCATAGCGCGATGGAAGAAATGCTGACGGGTCAGGACAAGACGTCTTCGCGTTGGGAAGAGCGTCCGCGTGATCCGGCTCTGGAAGCACTGTTCCTGACCAAGCTGATGCAGAAGTTCGGCCTGACCGAAGCGCAGTCGAAGCAACTCCTGACCGATGCCCGCCCGGCCACCGCGCCGGCAACGATCGACCAGAGTGCAGGCGCATCGACGCTCGACCTGCAGGAGTCGTTCGACCGCGCATGGCTGCGCGTGGGTCTCGCGCTCGACCGCACGAACTTTACCGTCGACAACCGCGATCGCGCGAAAGGTATTTACTACGTGCGTTACGCAGACTCGATGCAGGAGCTGAAGAAGGAAGGGCTCTTCGGCAAGCTGTTCTACAGTGGCAATTCGTCGAAGAAGCCGGGTCAGGAATTCCTCGTCAATGTGCGTTCGAAGGGCGACACCGTGACGCAGGTAGCGGTGGTGGATGCGAACGGGCAGGTGGATAACTCGTCCGACGCGCAGCGCATCGTGACGTTGCTGCACGCACAACTGAACTAA
- the dapA gene encoding 4-hydroxy-tetrahydrodipicolinate synthase, whose protein sequence is MTNGNQTSTGGVQIRGSIPAIITPMLEDGGLDLPAFRKLIDWHIAEGTNALVVVGTSGESATLSVEEHVLMVKTAVEHTAGRIPVIAGSGGNSTTEAIELTQQAKDVGADATLQVVPYYNKPTQEGIYRHFAKIAETVDLPVILYNVPGRTVADMSNETILRCAQVPGIIGVKEATGNIDRAAHLIKSAPAHFGIYSGDDPTAIALMLLGGHGNISVTANVAPRAMSDLCKAALAADAKTAREIHLKLLSLHKNLFIESNPIPAKWALQQLGRVQGGIRLPLTPLDAQYHEVVRAALREAGLLG, encoded by the coding sequence ATGACTAACGGCAATCAAACCAGCACTGGCGGCGTTCAGATTCGCGGCAGCATCCCTGCCATCATTACTCCGATGCTCGAAGACGGCGGCCTCGATCTGCCGGCGTTTCGCAAACTGATCGACTGGCATATCGCAGAGGGCACGAACGCACTGGTCGTGGTCGGCACGAGCGGCGAGTCGGCCACGCTGTCGGTCGAGGAGCACGTGCTGATGGTCAAAACCGCAGTCGAGCACACGGCGGGCCGGATTCCGGTGATCGCGGGCTCGGGCGGCAATTCCACCACTGAAGCCATCGAGCTCACGCAGCAGGCGAAAGACGTCGGCGCGGACGCCACGCTGCAGGTCGTGCCGTACTACAACAAGCCGACCCAGGAAGGCATCTATCGCCACTTCGCGAAGATCGCCGAAACCGTCGATCTGCCGGTGATCCTGTACAACGTGCCGGGCCGTACGGTCGCGGACATGAGCAACGAAACGATTCTGCGCTGCGCGCAGGTGCCGGGCATCATTGGTGTGAAGGAAGCGACGGGCAACATCGATCGCGCCGCGCATCTGATCAAGTCGGCACCCGCGCATTTCGGCATCTACAGCGGTGACGATCCCACGGCGATCGCGCTGATGCTGCTTGGCGGCCACGGTAATATTTCGGTCACCGCGAACGTCGCGCCGCGCGCGATGAGCGATCTGTGCAAAGCCGCGCTTGCCGCAGACGCGAAGACCGCCCGCGAAATTCATTTGAAACTCCTGTCGCTGCATAAGAACCTGTTCATCGAGTCGAATCCGATTCCGGCGAAATGGGCGTTGCAGCAACTGGGTCGTGTGCAGGGCGGAATCCGCCTGCCGCTCACGCCGCTCGACGCGCAATACCACGAAGTGGTGCGTGCCGCGCTGCGCGAAGCGGGTCTGCTGGGCTAA
- a CDS encoding class I SAM-dependent methyltransferase, whose product MSTPVALPDGSSHGIGEPSRWVRQWAHLVAAGGAVLDVASGAGRHARFFASRGHPVTALDRDAAALDFMRDEPLITTLAADIEGAAWPLPADAEFAAIVVTNYLHRPLFPQLLRSLAPGGVLVYETFAQGNESVGKPSNPAFLLAPGELLDVVRGHLRVVAFQDGFLAQPRPAYVQRICAIMEADRSAERAEAGLPPCYELAG is encoded by the coding sequence ATGAGCACTCCCGTTGCCTTGCCGGACGGTTCCTCGCACGGAATCGGCGAACCGTCGCGCTGGGTGCGCCAATGGGCGCATCTGGTCGCGGCGGGCGGCGCGGTGCTCGACGTCGCGTCGGGCGCAGGGCGGCACGCCCGGTTCTTTGCGTCGCGGGGTCATCCGGTGACCGCGCTCGACCGCGATGCGGCCGCGCTAGACTTCATGCGCGACGAGCCGCTCATTACTACGCTTGCGGCTGACATCGAAGGCGCCGCATGGCCCTTGCCCGCCGACGCAGAATTTGCTGCGATCGTGGTGACGAATTACCTGCACCGGCCGCTGTTTCCGCAGCTATTGCGCTCGCTCGCGCCCGGCGGCGTACTGGTTTACGAGACCTTCGCGCAAGGCAACGAAAGCGTCGGCAAACCGTCTAATCCGGCGTTTTTGCTCGCGCCCGGCGAGCTGCTCGACGTGGTGCGCGGCCACCTTCGTGTGGTCGCATTTCAAGACGGATTTCTCGCGCAGCCGCGCCCGGCTTACGTCCAGCGGATATGCGCAATTATGGAGGCGGATCGCTCAGCCGAGCGCGCAGAGGCGGGACTTCCGCCTTGTTACGAGTTGGCTGGTTAA
- a CDS encoding tryptophan--tRNA ligase, with protein sequence MFPDRIFSGMRPTGSLHLGHYHGVLKNWVRLQSEYPCFFCVVDWHALTTHYETPEVIEKNVWDVLIDWLASGIDPAQATLFIQSKVPEHAELALLLGMSTPLGWLERVPTYKEQQEKLKDKDLSTYGFLGYPVLMAADILLYRGSLVPVGEDQVPHVEMTREIARRFNYLYGREPGFEEKANEAAKKLGGKRAKLYHELRNAYQQEGDDEALEQARAMLQESQSLSMSDRERLFGYLEGSRKIILVEPQAMLTEASRMPGLDGQKMSKSYGNTIGLREDAETITKKVRTMPTDPARVRRTDPGDPDKCPVWQLHQVYTDEATHEWVQKGCRTAGIGCLECKQPVIEGILREQQPMLERAQKYMDDPSLLRAIVADGCDKARKYATETMREVREAMGLSYN encoded by the coding sequence ATGTTCCCAGACCGTATCTTCTCCGGCATGCGGCCCACCGGGTCGCTGCACCTCGGCCACTATCACGGCGTGCTGAAAAACTGGGTGCGGCTGCAGTCCGAATACCCGTGTTTCTTTTGCGTGGTCGATTGGCACGCGCTGACGACGCACTACGAAACACCCGAAGTGATCGAAAAGAACGTGTGGGACGTGCTGATCGACTGGCTCGCTTCGGGCATCGATCCGGCGCAGGCTACGCTCTTCATCCAGAGCAAGGTGCCCGAGCATGCGGAACTGGCGTTGCTGCTCGGCATGAGCACGCCGCTCGGCTGGCTCGAACGCGTGCCGACCTACAAGGAGCAGCAGGAGAAGCTGAAGGACAAGGATCTGTCCACCTACGGCTTCCTCGGCTATCCGGTGCTGATGGCGGCGGACATTCTGCTGTACCGCGGCTCGCTCGTGCCGGTTGGCGAAGACCAGGTGCCGCACGTCGAAATGACCCGTGAAATCGCGCGCCGCTTCAACTACCTGTACGGCCGCGAACCGGGCTTCGAAGAGAAGGCGAACGAAGCCGCGAAGAAGCTGGGCGGCAAGCGCGCCAAGCTTTATCACGAGCTGCGCAACGCCTATCAGCAGGAAGGCGACGACGAAGCGCTCGAACAGGCGCGGGCGATGTTGCAGGAATCGCAGAGCCTGTCGATGAGCGATCGCGAGCGTCTGTTCGGCTACCTCGAAGGTTCGCGCAAGATCATTCTGGTCGAACCGCAGGCCATGCTGACGGAAGCGTCGCGCATGCCGGGTCTGGACGGCCAGAAGATGTCGAAGTCGTACGGCAACACGATCGGCCTGCGCGAAGATGCGGAAACGATCACGAAGAAGGTCCGCACCATGCCGACCGATCCGGCCCGCGTGCGCCGCACCGATCCGGGCGATCCGGACAAGTGCCCGGTGTGGCAGCTGCACCAGGTCTACACGGACGAAGCCACGCACGAGTGGGTGCAGAAGGGCTGCCGAACGGCGGGGATCGGTTGCCTCGAGTGCAAGCAGCCGGTGATCGAAGGCATTCTGCGCGAGCAGCAGCCGATGCTCGAGCGCGCGCAGAAGTACATGGACGATCCGTCGCTGTTGCGCGCGATCGTCGCCGACGGCTGCGACAAAGCCCGCAAGTACGCCACGGAAACGATGCGTGAAGTCCGCGAGGCGATGGGCCTGTCATACAACTGA
- a CDS encoding site-2 protease family protein, with translation MDSSLIQTVAVYALPVIFAITLHEAAHGYVARWLGDNTAYVLGRVSINPMRHIDPLGTIAIPLLLYFATSGAFMFGYAKPVPVAFGNLRDPRWGSLWVAAAGPACNFVQALVWGLIGVALAVLGVDEPFFTRMAAAGVGVNLVLGVLNLFPLPPLDGGRVLMALLPPRQSIALSRLEPYGFFIVMALVMTGTLTRYWLSPLVTLGYGAITAILTPLVSLF, from the coding sequence ATGGATTCTTCCCTGATACAGACCGTTGCGGTTTACGCGTTGCCGGTGATCTTCGCGATCACGCTGCATGAAGCCGCGCACGGCTACGTTGCTCGCTGGCTCGGCGACAATACCGCGTACGTGCTCGGCCGCGTCTCCATCAATCCGATGCGGCATATCGATCCGCTCGGCACGATCGCGATTCCCTTGCTGTTGTACTTCGCCACTAGCGGCGCGTTCATGTTCGGGTACGCGAAGCCCGTGCCGGTCGCTTTCGGCAATCTGCGCGATCCGCGTTGGGGCAGCCTGTGGGTCGCGGCCGCCGGGCCGGCCTGCAATTTCGTGCAGGCGCTGGTGTGGGGCCTGATCGGCGTCGCGCTCGCGGTACTGGGCGTCGACGAACCTTTCTTCACACGCATGGCGGCCGCCGGCGTCGGCGTGAACCTCGTGCTCGGCGTGCTCAACCTGTTTCCGCTGCCCCCGCTCGACGGCGGCCGCGTGCTGATGGCGCTGTTGCCGCCGCGGCAGTCAATCGCGCTGTCGCGCCTCGAGCCGTACGGCTTTTTCATCGTGATGGCGCTGGTCATGACGGGCACGCTCACGCGCTATTGGCTTAGCCCGCTCGTGACGCTCGGCTACGGTGCGATTACCGCCATTCTGACTCCACTTGTTTCGCTTTTCTAA